From one Lycium barbarum isolate Lr01 chromosome 6, ASM1917538v2, whole genome shotgun sequence genomic stretch:
- the LOC132643624 gene encoding uncharacterized protein LOC132643624, with amino-acid sequence MGSAWAKLGFYLLMGFEPFPLYKMSDIIFFLKRYFFSPSLFHSGFSMATDNKSKQKNGNKNKNRQRYRPNNKAVKKGGYPLRPGVQGFYITCDGGRERQASQEAVNVIDSFYEELVQGTNSKFGQGELSEKPVNKKTVFKYSDSSSSDDDDDDDEDEDNVNDENQTKEETSKVEQHEEKTDDEVGNLKAGKSEPENKDNISTDVQIQGNTENKEELVETTHEQKDIDVGEPPAKKQCVEREAPETGNIASGKTEEKSIDKLIEAELAELGDKSKRRFSYLDSGCNGVVFVHMSKKDGDPNPKEIVQHMMSSLASTKRHVSRFILRVLPVEVTCYASEEEIGKAIMPLITKYLPAGSDTPKKFAVLYEARANTGINKMKIIDTVAKAVPSPHKVDLSNPEINIVVQIVKTVCLLGVVEKYKELSKYNLRQLTSKN; translated from the exons ATGGGCTCAGCTTGGGCTAAATTGGGCTTTTATCTTCTGATGGGCTTTGAACCATTTCCTCTCTATAAAATGTCTGATATTATATTTTTTCTCAAGAGATACTTCTTTTCTCCGTCACTGTTTCACTCTGGTTTTTCAATGGCTACAGACAACAAATCAAAGCAAAAAAATGGCAACAAAAACAAGAATAGGCAACGTTATCGTCCCAACAAT AAAGCAGTGAAGAAAGGTGGATACCCTTTAAGGCCAGGAGTACAAGGGTTCTATATAACATGTGATGGTGGTAGAGAAAGACAAGCTTCTCAAGAAGCTGTTAATGTTATTGACTCT TTTTATGAAGAGCTGGTGCAGGGGACAAATTCAAAATTCGGACAGGGAGAATTATCAGAAAAACCTGTAAACAAAAAGACTGTTTTCAAATATTCTGATTCTTCTAGCagcgatgatgatgacgatgatgatgaagaTGAGGACAACGTTAATGATGAGAACCAGACCAAGGAGGAGACTTCAAAAGTTGAGCAACATGAGGAGAAAACTGATGATGAGGTTGGCAACTTAAAAGCTGGTAAATCCGAGCCTGAAAACAAGGATAACATCTCTACTGATGTACAAATACAAGGAAATACTGAGAATAAAGAGGAGCTAGTCGAGACAACTCATGAACAGAAAGATATTGACGTTGGGGAGCCACCTGCAAAGAAACAATGTGTTGAAAGAGAAGCACCAGAAACTGGAAATATCGCATCTGGTAAGACAGAGGAGAAATCTATTGATAAACTAATAGAAGCTGAGCTTGCTGAGTTGGGAGACAAAAGCAAG AGGCGTTTTAGCTACCTAGACTCAGGTTGCAACGGTGTTGTGTTTGTTCACATGAGCAAGAAAGATGGAGATCCTAACCCTAAGGAAATCGTTCAACATATGATGTCTTCGCTTGCCTCAACAAAGAGACATGTATCAAG GTTCATATTGAGAGTGTTACCAGTTGAAGTAACATGTTATGCATCAGAGGAGGAAATTGGAAAAGCAATAATGCCTCTCATTACAAAATACCTACCTGCTGGAAGCGACACTCCGAAGAAG TTTGCAGTGCTTTATGAAGCCCGAGCAAATACTGGAATCAATAAGATGAAAATCATTGATACTGTGGCTAAAGCTGTTCCTTCACCTCACAAAGTTGATCTTAGCAACCCCGAAATAAACATAGTGGTTCAAATAGTCAAG ACTGTATGCTTGCTTGGAGTTGTTGAGAAGTACAAGGAGTTGTCCAAGTATAACTTGAGGCAGCTTACCTCTAAGAATTAA